The Vibrio sp. NTOU-M3 genomic sequence CCAATTTAAATACCAAGCAAAATCTGAATCTCTATACAAAAATTCAGATAATAAAAAACCCCGAAAGTCGGGGTTTTTTATTGCTGGACCCTGATATGTTAGATGATATCAATGCCATCTAACCCGCAGTGTCAACACTGCGCAAACTTGTCCGAATCCTAAAGGATTGGTTGCGGGGGCCGGATTTGAACCGACGACCTTCGGGTTATGAGCCCGACGAGCTACCAAGCTGCTCCACCCCGCGTCCGACTTGTCGAGCATTATACGCTCTCCAAGGTGTTTTACAAGTTTGTAAATCAATGGTGCCGAGAGAGGGACTCGAACCCTCACACCAAAGGCACTAGCACCTCATGCTAGCGTGTCTACCAATTTCACCATCTCGGCAAGCTAAATCTCTTCAGCTTATTGAGGAATTTCATCACCCGTAGGGGCTGGAACTTCACTCGCTGCTTCATCGGCTTGTTGGATAACCTGACCTTGAGTAGGATCAACCCACTGAGATTCAGTTTTATGTGTAGACATATTGCCTAGCACCAAGCTGACGACAAAAAATACTGTTGCAAAAATTGCAGTCATTCGGGTTAGGAAGTTACCTGAGCCGCTCGCACCAAACACTGTGTTTGAAGCACCAGCACCGAATGAGGCTCCCATATCTGCGCCTTTACCTTGTTGAATCAACACCAGGCCGATTACACCAAGCGCTGCCAACAGGTAAATCACAAGTAGAACTGTAAACATTTTTCCACCTATGTTCCAAATTGTTGAGCCAGCGCCATTTTAATAATCTATTAAGATTTTAAAACAAGGCTAGCGACCTCCTTACTGAAGGCCGAGCAATACTAGCGAAAGCAGTACTCTCTGACAAGTGGAATTTAGAAAAAAAAGCACAAGTTACACTTCAAATGGTCAAAAAAAGGGCAAAGCGTACTTTTTTATCTTAATCCCT encodes the following:
- the secG gene encoding preprotein translocase subunit SecG, which gives rise to MFTVLLVIYLLAALGVIGLVLIQQGKGADMGASFGAGASNTVFGASGSGNFLTRMTAIFATVFFVVSLVLGNMSTHKTESQWVDPTQGQVIQQADEAASEVPAPTGDEIPQ